One Triticum dicoccoides isolate Atlit2015 ecotype Zavitan chromosome 5B, WEW_v2.0, whole genome shotgun sequence genomic window carries:
- the LOC119309831 gene encoding putative disease resistance protein At3g14460 has protein sequence MAQAIVQSSCRKLRSTISIGAEATGDLQEIKETLEAIQPLLEDAERRCLCRKDDAPKEGLQEIMETPKTIQPLQEDVPQEGLQKMEGKKLSDWLGRVVKAAYDILDELQDTTMTPATPARKMTKMIPRANAPERTNLMACKMEKIKEEVCKLQVYMGKFNLTPSDSDASIEPPVIAVTEAEEPMIVGRDEEIERIVESISVEKGHCIMVQINGQDGSGKTTLARMVFNHTRFKDYSRVWIQCLVDYDYQLHEIGRCIISHVSGEEINDGSNDNREYVRKRLRQLLDNGIKVLVVLDGIRMPLDDCEELQDLLREGGNRSEVILIATADKELYFPQTNSCTYEIMSSVDDIRVPESCSALSDDICWTIIKQRSRFEGRSFHKQELEQIGAEIAKKCKGSPLAAAVLGGMLLYKDATGWAEVLNSDVWVYDCISKPFLMLAYTSMPPSLRLCFTYFAMFQYGDTIAKDDLIYQWISLGLIEQSERFSAIQLGDQYITMLLSMSLLQTMMPVSTNKTTTLFTMNHMVHKLAKDIMCDLYDTVETSSQQELCSNQDRRYVLLTDFEFSSKLSAHIRALRCASFVKMELSDDSFSFSRSLRVLYLNDSSMLNLPNSICQLRHLGYLNLSGCSGLVILPESLGDLLNLLYIDLSGCSRLRYLPDSVGKLINLAHIYLSGCSRLVNLSESFGKLTNLLQIDLSRCSGLLNLPDSFGKLISLKHIDLSGCSGLEKLPRSFGRLTNLVHINLSWCSGIVTLPQSFGKLIYLPHINLSGCSGLVNLPESFGNLINLVHINLSGCCGLLNLPESFGNLVNLLHLNLSCCHGLGKLPESFRKLKNLVHLDLSFWSCFEGIEKALGGLTNLQHLNLSHPCCYLAQQQSCLEGVKDVLGQLTKLEYLNLSMFLNPIFYSHSVHRTHEFIECISRFSSLEHLDLSHNIFLHDLPESLGELRNLQTVDLSGCIRLKSIAKRIGEIRSLKWIDLRNCRSLKSCQLVVSADNGGACSSRNIAQLENANLEELEIHCLENVKSTEDAERIRMVLKQKTQKLKFCWTVGSQGSMEGNTLLGELLPPHLRYLELHGYNGETCLSAWLTSTIRSYVPTLVEVTIEDTPMCSRPPPLCLLLNLRRAVFRRMASITRFDVNDLTDGNREALRRLPKFTLELDDMENLEEFKTTYNRNGKESMLPALSELVIKKCPKLCFGPYAARARRLVISDCSDLMVFSCWNREGHGVESPCTSVSVNELVVENCKVAPYSWFLLHNLPGLHSLTVKDCGNLDTLSDTIGALSSLQSLCLSDCRGDLTSPWELKFLNMFKGLGGSLQRLPSLGWMHLSDCNSITSLPEWLGDLTNLEKLAIHRCPAIESLPGSINKLTNLKDLHILDCPKLKGWCEREENKKIMARIRPNYEEDATSRPGSKDEGDVEGELEDWSDGVEEEDEPEAVSTDAVENSVATGKADVVEGEEKSEAVLTDASKNSVLTDKADVVAEEAEAVLPDAVENSVVTGNMDAVEEEVTRDVDVAAATDVCLELRLGLPSSEEAVRITGEQGEISLRLYL, from the exons ATGGCCCAAGCCATTGTCCAAAGCTCATGTAGAAAGCTCAGATCCACCATTTCCATCGGAGCTGAGGCCACCGGCGATTTGCAGGAAATAAAGGAAACGCTGGAGGCCATACAGCCGCTGCTGGAGGATGCTGAGAGGCGGTGTCTTTGCCGTAAGGATGATGCCCCCAAAGAGGGATTGCAGGAAATAATGGAGACGCCGAAAACCATACAGCCGCTACAGGAGGATGTCCCCCAAGAGGGATTGCAGAAAATGGAG GGAAAGAAGCTGTCGGATTGGCTAGGGAGGGTCGTGAAGGCTGCCTACGACATCTTGGACGAGTTGCAAGACACAACAATGACACCAGCCACACCTGCGAGAAAG ATGACGAAGATGATACCTCGTGCCAATGCTCCCGAGAGGACGAATCTCATGGCTTGTAAGATGGAGAAGATAAAAGAAGAAGTCTGCAAGCTACAGGTCTACATGGGTAAATTCAATCTTACGCCATCCGATTCTGATGCAAGCATCGAGCCACCAGTTATTGCTGTAACAGAGGCTGAAGAACCAATGATTGTAGGAAGGGATGAAGAAATAGAGAGGATAGTGGAAAGTATATCTGTGGAAAAAGGGCACTGCATCATGGTTCAAATTAATGGCCAGGATGGCAGCGGCAAAACAACATTAGCACGAATGGTTTTCAACCACACCCGATTCAAAGACTACTCACGGGTATGGATCCAATGCTTGGTGGATTATGATTATCAATTGCATGAGATAGGGAGGTGCATAATTTCTCACGTATCAGGGGAAGAGATCAACGATGGTTCAAATGATAACAGGGAGTATGTAAGGAAGCGTCTTCGCCAGCTACTTGATAATGGTATTAAGGTACTTGTTGTTTTAGATGGCATACGGATGCCATTGGATGATTGCGAAGAATTGCAGGATCTGTTAAGGGAAGGGGGCAATCGTAGTGAGGTAATCTTGATAGCAACGGCTGATAAAGAACTGTACTTTCCGCAGACAAATTCATGTACATACGAAATAATGTCAAGTGTTGATGACATAAGGGTACCTGAGAGTTGTAGTGCATTGAGTGATGACATATGCTGGACAATAATCAAACAACGAAGTCGCTTTGAAGGTAGATCGTTTCACAAGCAAGAGTTGGAACAGATTGGTGCAGAAATTGCAAAGAAGTGTAAGGGTTCACCGTTGGCAGCTGCGGTGCTTGGGGGCATGCTGCTCTACAAAGATGCTACAGGATGGGCAGAAGTATTGAACAGTGACGTATGGGTATATGACTGCATCAGCAAGCCATTCCTTATGCTAGCATACACTAGTATGCCGCCAAGCTTACGGCTATGCTTTACTTACTTTGCGATGTTCCAATATGGTGACACTATAGCTAAAGATGATCTGATTTATCAATGGATTTCTCTCGGTCTTATTGAGCAATCCGAAAGGTTCTCTGCGATACAACTTGGTGACCAGTATATTACTATGCTTCTGAGCATGTCACTTCTTCAAACAATGATGCCAGTTTCT ACTAATAAGACTACAACCCTGTTCACTATGAACCATATGGTGCATAAGCTTGCAAAAGACATAATGTGTGATTTATATGATACAGTGGAGACATCTTCTCAACAAGAATTATGCTCTAATCAGGACCGCCGCTATGTACTGCTTACCGATTTTGAGTTCTCCAGTAAATTGTCTGCCCACATAAGGGCACTGCGTTGTGCGAGCTTTGTCAAAATGGAGCTCAGTGATGATTCATTTTCATTTTCCAGGTCTCTGCGTGTCTTATATTTAAATGACAGCTCGATGCTGAACTTACCAAATTCTATCTGTCAGTTGAGGCATTTGGGATATCTTAATTTATCAGGCTGCTCTGGACTAGTTATTCTACCGGAGTCACTTGGAGATCTATTAAATTTGTTGTATATTGATTTATCAGGCTGCTCCAGACTAAGATATCTACCTGATTCAGTTGGGAAGCTAATAAATTTGGCACATATTTACTTATCGGGTTGCTCTCGACTAGTAAATCTATCGGAATCATTTGGGAAGCTAACAAATTTGTTGCAGATTGACTTATCAAGATGCTCTGGACTTTTAAATTTGCCAGATTCATTTGGGAAGTTGATTAGTTTGAAGCATATCGACTTATCAGGCTGCTCTGGACTAGAAAAACTTCCGCGATCATTCGGGAGGCTAACAAATTTAGTGCACATCAACTTATCATGGTGCTCCGGAATAGTTACTCTGCCTCAGTCGTTTGGGAAGCTAATATATTTGCCGCACATCAACCTATCAGGCTGCTCTGGATTGGTAAACTTACCGGAATCATTTGGAAATCTCATAAATTTGGTGCATATCAACTTGTCAGGCTGCTGTGGGCTATTAAATCTGCCCGAGTCATTTGGGAATCTAGTAAATTTGTTGCACCTTAATTTATCATGTTGCCATGGACTAGGTAAACTGCCGGAATCATTCAGGAAGCTCAAAAATTTGGTACACCTGGACTTGTCATTCTGGTCTTGTTTTGAAGGAATTGAGAAAGCTCTTGGTGGCCTTACCAATCTCCAGCATTTGAACTTATCACACCCTTGCTGTTATCTTGCTCAACAGCAGTCCTGCCTCGAAGGGGTAAAAGATGTTCTGGGCCAGCTCACCAAACTAGAGTATTTGAACCTATCCATGTTCCTGAATCCTATCTTTTACTCACACTCAGTACATCGAACTCATGAATTTATTGAATGCATCAGTCGCTTTTCCAGTCTGGAACATTTGGATTTGTCTCACAATATATTTCTCCATGATCTACCTGAAAGTTTAGGTGAACTCCGCAATCTGCAAACAGTGGACCTCTCAGGCTGCATTAGACTGAAGAGCATAGCCAAAAGGATAGGTGAAATCAGGTCTCTTAAGTGGATAGATCTGAGGAACTGCCGCAGTTTGAAAAGTTGCCAGCTTGTGGTTAGCGCTGATAACGGAGGAGCGTGTAGCAGCAGAAACATTGCTCAGCTCGAGAATGCAAACTTGGAAGAGCTTGAGATACACTGTCTTGAAAATGTGAAGTCTACTGAAGATGCGGAGCGAATAAGAATGGTACTGAAACAGAAGACTCAGAAGTTGAAATTTTGTTGGACTGTGGGCTCCCAAGGATCCATGGAGGGCAATACTCTGTTAGGAGAATTACTGCCACCACATCTGCGGTACCTCGAGCTACATGGTTATAATGGCGAGACCTGCCTTTCAGCCTGGTTGACATCAACCATACGTTCTTATGTTCCTACTCTTGTAGAGGTTACCATTGAGGACACGCCAATGTGCAGCCGCCCGCCACCACTGTGTTTGTTACTCAACCTGCGACGAGCAGTTTTCAGAAGGATGGCTAGCATCACAAGATTCGACGTCAATGACCTAACTGATGGAAACCGAGAAGCACTCCGCCGACTCCCAAAGTTCACCCTAGAGTTGGATGATATGGAAAACCTGGAAGAGTTCAAGACCACATACAACAGAAATGGTAAGGAATCTATGCTCCCGGCCCTTAGTGAACTGGTGATCAAGAAATGCCCCAAGTTGTGCTTCGGACCTTATGCGGCTAGAGCTCGGAGGTTGGTGATCTCAGACTGCAGTGACCTAATGGTATTTTCCTGCTGGAACAGAGAAGGCCACGGTGTGGAGAGTCCCTGTACCTCTGTTTCAGTAAATGAACTGGTGGTAGAAAACTGCAAGGTAGCCCCATATAGCTGGTTTTTGCTTCACAACCTCCCCGGCCTCCATAGTTTAACTGTCAAAGATTGCGGCAATCTGGATACTTTATCAGATACTATTGGGGCCCTATCCTCCCTCCAGTCACTATGCTTGTCTGATTGCCGGGGTGACCTCACCTCTCCCTGGGAACTGAAGTTCCTCAATATGTTCAAGGGACTCGGGGGGAGTTTGCAAAGACTCCCCTCCCTTGGGTGGATGCATCTTAGTGACTGCAACAGTATCACATCACTTCCGGAATGGTTAGGAGATCTCACCAATCTTGAGAAGCTTGCCATCCACAGATGCCCTGCCATTGAATCTTTGCCGGGCAGCATAAATAAACTAACCAACCTGAAGGATCTGCATATTTTGGACTGTCCAAAACTGAAGGGCTGGTGTGAAAGGGAGGAGAACAAGAAAATAATGGCTCGCATCCGACCAAACTATGA AGAAGATGCTACTAGCAGGCCAGGCAGCAAGGACGAGGGAGATGTGGAGGGTGAACTGGAGGACTGGTCGGACGgcgtggaggaggaggatgagccagAGGCAGTATCGACGGATGCAGTGGAGAACTCAGTGGCGACTGGCAAAGCGGATGTTGTAGAGGGAGAGGAGAAGTCGGAGGCTGTATTGACGGACGCATCGAAGAATTCAGTGCTGACAGACAAGGCGGATGTCGTagcggaggaggcagaggcagtatTGCCGGATGCAGTGGAGAATTCAGTGGTGACAGGCAACATGGACGCTGTAGAGGAAGAGGTGACGAGGGATGTGGACGTAGCAGCGGCAACTGATGTGTGCTTGGAGTTGCGGTTGGGACTGCCCAGTAGTGAAGAAGCGGTCCGAATCACAGGAGAGCAAGGCGAAATTTCTCTAAGACTGTATTTGTAA